In Apus apus isolate bApuApu2 chromosome 5, bApuApu2.pri.cur, whole genome shotgun sequence, the following are encoded in one genomic region:
- the VTI1B gene encoding vesicle transport through interaction with t-SNAREs homolog 1B isoform X2 yields the protein MLLCWAFSSGPLSEEELVPGCYLIPFLEEKKKLVREFDEKQREANETLREMEEELKYAPLPFRNQMMSKIRAYRRDLSMFQREMRSTDLGLGPGSQGDIKYGIFSTENEQSTNLQSQRVLLLQGTDSLNRATQSIERSHRIAAETDQIGTDIIEELGEQREQLERTKSRLVNTSENLSKSRKILRSMSRRITTNKLLLSIIIILELGILGGLVYYKFFHSR from the exons atgctgctgtgctgggctttCAGCTCCGGTCCCCTGTCTGAGGAGGAGTTGGTACCTGGGTGTTACTTAATTCCGTTTCTAG aggagaagaaaaaactaGTTCGAGAATTTGATGAGAAACAACGTGAAGCAAATGAAACG CTGCGGGAAATGGAGGAAGAACTGAAGTATGCTCCTCTGCCCTTCCGCAACCAAATGATGAGCAAAATCCGAGCCTACAGAAGAGACCTCTCCATGTTCCAGAGAGAGATGAGAAGCACAGATTTGGGATTGGGCCCTGGAAGTCAAGGGGATATAAAATATGGAATCTTCTCCACAGAAAATGAACAGAGT ACTAACCTGCAGTCACAGAGGGTGCTGCTTCTCCAGGGAACAGACAGCCTGAACCGCGCCACGCAGAGCATCGAGCGCTCCCACCGAATTGCGGCTGAAACGGATCAGATCGGCACCGATATCATTGAGGAACTTGGGGAGCAGCGGGAGCAACTGGAACGCACCAAGAGCAGA CTGGTGAATACAAGTGAGAATTTGAGCAAGAGTCGCAAGATTCTCCGTTCTATGTCCAGGAG AATAACCACTAATAAGTTGTTGCTGTCAATTATCATCATCTTGGAACTAGGCATCCTAGGAGGTTTGGTCTACTACAAGTTCTTTCACAGCAGATAA
- the LOC127385024 gene encoding retinol dehydrogenase 12-like: protein MERPAAMLSCWGAALGAAVSVPVLLLVAAPYVRRYVAGGQCKSTAKLEGKVVIITGANTGIGKETARDLARRGARVIVACRDTTKAEAAAREIRAETGNQQVIVKKLDLADTKSIREFAEKFLAEEKELHILINNAGVMLCPYSKTVDGFEMHLGVNHLGHFLLTFLLLERLKQSAPARIVNVSSLAHHGGRIRFHDLHGEKSYNRGLAYCHSKLANVLFTRELARRLQGTKVTANALHPGSVHSELVRHSLVMTWLWKIFSFFLKTPWEGAQTSIYCAVAEELDSVTGQYFSDCRPAYVSPRGRDDETAKKLWNVSCELLGIQWD, encoded by the exons ATGGAGCGCCCGGCCGCGATGCTCAGCTGCTGGGGCGCCGCGCTGGGGGCCGCGGTCTCCGTCCCCGTCCTCCTCCTCGTGGCAGCGCCCTACGTCAG GAGGTACGTGGCTGGAGGGCAGTGCAAGTCGACGGCTAAGCTGGAGGGGAAGGTGGTGATAATCACGGGAGCCAACACCGGCATCGGGAAGGAGACAGCCAGGGACCTGGCACGAAGAG GAGCCAGGGTGATTGTTGCTTGCAGAGACACCACGAAGGCAGAAGCGGCAGCCAGGGAGATCCGAGCTGAGACAGGGAACCAGCAGGTCATTGTGAAGAAGCTGGACTTGGCTGATACCAAGTCCATCCGGGAGTTTGCTGAGAAATTTCTGGCAG aggagaaggaactCCATATTCTCATTAATAATGCTGGTGTAATGTTATGTCCTTACTCCAAGACAGTTGATGGCTTTGAGATGCACCTGGGAGTCAATCATCTTG GTCACTTCCTCTTGACCTTCCTCCTGCTGGAGAGGCTGAAGCAGTCTGCCCCAGCCCGCATAGTGAACGTGTCCTCGCTGGCTCATCACGGAGGCCGAATCCGCTTCCATGATCTTCACGGTGAGAAGAGCTACAACCGTGGCCTCGCCTACTGCCACAGCAAGCTGGCCAACGTGCTCTTCACCCGGGAGCTGGCGAGGCGCCTGCAAG gcaCTAAAGTCACAGCAAATGCTCTCCATCCTGGTTCTGTCCATTCTGAGCTGGTCCGGCACTCGCTTGTGATGACGTGGCTGTggaaaatattctcatttttcttgAAGACACCTTGGGAAGGAGCTCAAACAAGTATCTACTGTGCAGTAGCAGAGGAGCTAGACTCTGTGACAGGACAGTATTTCAG CGATTGCCGGCCAGCTTACGTCTCTCCGCGGGGTCGGGATGACGAGACTGCCAAGAAGCTCTGGAACGTGAGCTGTGAGCTCCTTGGCATCCAGTGGGACTGA
- the VTI1B gene encoding vesicle transport through interaction with t-SNAREs homolog 1B isoform X1 has translation MAGRGSASSEHLERLHEIFRGLHGDLRGVPERLRGSAAEEKKKLVREFDEKQREANETLREMEEELKYAPLPFRNQMMSKIRAYRRDLSMFQREMRSTDLGLGPGSQGDIKYGIFSTENEQSTNLQSQRVLLLQGTDSLNRATQSIERSHRIAAETDQIGTDIIEELGEQREQLERTKSRLVNTSENLSKSRKILRSMSRRITTNKLLLSIIIILELGILGGLVYYKFFHSR, from the exons ATGGCGGGCCGCGGCTCCGCGTCCTCGGAGCACCTGGAGCGGCTGCACGAGATCTTCCGGGGGCTGCACGGAGACCTGCGGGGCGTCCCCGAGCGGCtgcggggcagcgcggccg aggagaagaaaaaactaGTTCGAGAATTTGATGAGAAACAACGTGAAGCAAATGAAACG CTGCGGGAAATGGAGGAAGAACTGAAGTATGCTCCTCTGCCCTTCCGCAACCAAATGATGAGCAAAATCCGAGCCTACAGAAGAGACCTCTCCATGTTCCAGAGAGAGATGAGAAGCACAGATTTGGGATTGGGCCCTGGAAGTCAAGGGGATATAAAATATGGAATCTTCTCCACAGAAAATGAACAGAGT ACTAACCTGCAGTCACAGAGGGTGCTGCTTCTCCAGGGAACAGACAGCCTGAACCGCGCCACGCAGAGCATCGAGCGCTCCCACCGAATTGCGGCTGAAACGGATCAGATCGGCACCGATATCATTGAGGAACTTGGGGAGCAGCGGGAGCAACTGGAACGCACCAAGAGCAGA CTGGTGAATACAAGTGAGAATTTGAGCAAGAGTCGCAAGATTCTCCGTTCTATGTCCAGGAG AATAACCACTAATAAGTTGTTGCTGTCAATTATCATCATCTTGGAACTAGGCATCCTAGGAGGTTTGGTCTACTACAAGTTCTTTCACAGCAGATAA
- the ARG2 gene encoding arginase-2, mitochondrial → MALRSSFARLLRKQAGAGLQLRKQAHSVALVGAPLSRGQKRRGVEHGPATLRAAGLVERLAGLGCQVYDFGDLNFTQVPNDELYNNLILYPRSVGLASQVLADAVSRAVAAGHSCVTIGGDHSLALGSVSGHARQCPHLGVIWVDAHADINTPLTTQSGSLHGQPLSFLLRELQDKVPQLPGFSWLKPCLSASDIVYIGLRDVDPAEYYILKNYDIQYFSMRDIDRLGIQKVMERTFEQLMSRRQRPIHLSFDIDAFDPSLAPATGTPVLGGLTYREGMYITEEIHNTGMLSAVDMVEVNPLLGASQEEVNATASLAIDVIATCFGQTREGAHIAFDELPTPSSPDESDSEEQVRI, encoded by the exons ATGGCCCTGCGCAGCAGCTTCGCTCGGCTCCTCCGCAAGCAGGCGGGCGCGGGGCTCCAGCTGCGCAAGCAGGCGCACTCCGTGGCGCTGGTGGGAGCCCCGCTCTCCAGGGGGCAG AAACGGCGGGGAGTGGAGCACGGCCCCGCCACCCTCCGCGCTGCTGGGCTGGTGGAGCGGCTGGCCGGCCTGG GATGCCAAGTGTATGACTTTGGAGATTTGAATTTCACTCAAGTTCCCAATGATGAACTGTACAACAACCTGATTTTATATCCACGGTCAGTGGGTTTAGCCAGCCAGGTACTGGCTGATGCTGTAAGCAGAGCAGTAGCTGCCGGACACAGCTGTGTGACTATAGGAGGTGATCACAG CTTGGCACTTGGTTCTGTCAGTGGCCACGCACGGCAATGCCCACACCTTGGTGTGATCTGGGTGGATGCACATGCTGATATCAACACCCCTCTTACAACTCAGTCTGGAAGCCTTCATGGACaacctctctcctttctcttgaGAGAGCTTCAAGATAAA GTACCACAACTTCCTGGCTTTTCCTGGCTAAAGCCCTGCCTTTCAGCATCTGATATTGTGTACATTGGATTGAGGGATGTGGATCCTGCTGAGTA CTATATTTTGAAGAACTATGATATCCAGTATTTTTCTATGAGGGACATTGATCGCCTTGGAATACAGAAAGTTATGGAAAGAACATTTGAACAACTGATGAGCAG GAGACAAAGACCAATTCACCTCAGTTTTGACATTGATGCTTTTGATCCCTCACTGGCTCCAGCAACTGGTACTCCTGTGCTTGGTGGATTAACTTACAGAGAAGGCATGTACATCACAGAGGAAATACATAACACAG GAATGCTTTCAGCTGTAGACATGGTTGAAGTCAATCCACTGCTTGGAGCTTCTCAAGAGGAAGTGAACGCAACTGCTAGTCTCGCCATCGACGTGATAGCAACGTGCTTTGGGCAGACAAGGGAAGGAGCACACATTGCTTTTGATGAACTCCCAAcacccagttctccagatgaATCTGACAGTGAAGAGCAAGTGAGGATTTAA